A part of Anser cygnoides isolate HZ-2024a breed goose chromosome 15, Taihu_goose_T2T_genome, whole genome shotgun sequence genomic DNA contains:
- the ATP6V0C gene encoding V-type proton ATPase 16 kDa proteolipid subunit c, with protein MSSGSTPEYASFFAVMGASAAMVFSALGAAYGTAKSGTGIAAMSVMRPELIMKSIIPVVMAGIIAIYGLVVAVLIANALSPSITLFKSFLQLGAGLSVGLSGLAAGFAIGIVGDAGVRGTAQQPRLFVGMILILIFAEVLGLYGLIVALILSTK; from the exons ATGTCGTCCGGCAGCACCCCCGAGTACGCCTCCTTCTTCGCCGTGATGGGCGCCTCGGCCGCCATGGTCTTCAGCG CCTTGGGAGCCGCTTATGGAACCGCAAAGAGCGGCACGGGTATTGCAGCCATGTCTGTCATGAGGCCTGAGCTCATCATGAAGTCAATTATTCCTGTCGTCATGGCGGGTATTATAGCTATCTATGGCCTCGTAGTGGCGGTCCTCATTGCCAATGCCCTTTCACCTTCCATCACACTATTCAA GAGCTTTCTTCAGCTGGGTGCTGGCTTGAGTGTGGGCCTCAGTGGTCTGGCTGCTGGCTTTGCCATTGGCATCGTGGGTGATGCAGGTGTACGGGGAACAGCACAGCAGCCCAGGTTATTTGTGGGCATGATCCTGATTTTGATCTTCGCTGAAGTCTTGGGTCTCTACGGCCTCATTGTTGCCCTTATCCTCTCCACAAAGTAA